A genomic region of Lodderomyces elongisporus chromosome 5, complete sequence contains the following coding sequences:
- the ASK1 gene encoding DASH complex subunit ask1 → MKRLSIAPGSVRRTSKILSEDQKAREILEQLDQDTTIVLQDIDRKLSRANAILNDLIKPTISEYMKESSKIKQSTGFWKKFFESSANVVLDTYEAPIVEVNANTDLINALEQKEAHDELKAIGETQELRNAHLKRVLDEETPTWSTEQDSSRKPTSSTPQKHTSTSTSSQQQHHHQNQNQRTRFNLDNDVPKLSDNVNLQHPSRLGSSWQSPRRKEDHAKGSPVRISTIRQSLDAYQRVSISPRKSRTPISGRSAVLQTILNSSPTFPEPPVLKSDLPSEPSRLTITSPHPSSDAGGGGGGGEPHLRKFPNTPKYTGTRSGSLHNTPILDAVTRDDEGENDLQPPQLGSSSQLHESGRGSGPSSGLSSGSNLLSSSSSDEPLPALNTIELSGSSNSNSISSSKARRSKRRSSEDVNRDSLKRRRTLDDDEDNVFLDREHSRSLLSPRVMRDEQQGADHHDNEHVNDLDDNADEDNNNNNNNSSSNTQNKSFSQVYTEEISKVRDVQGAGTSNTETNIVPVEDVTSENTLKSLKDITEGSTDELGPFKERWKYYASL, encoded by the coding sequence ATGAAGCGTTTATCTATTGCACCTGGGTCCGTTAGAAGGACATCAAAAATCTTACTGGAAGATCAGAAAGCCAGAGAAATATTGGAACAATTGGACCAGGATACAACCATTGTTTTACAAGATATCGATCGGAAATTGTCACGAGCCAATGCCATCCTAAATGATTTAATTAAGCCCACTATATCTGAATATATGAAGGAAAGctcaaaaattaaacagaGTACAgggttttggaaaaagttTTTCGAACTGTCTGCAAATGTGGTCCTTGATACGTATGAAGCCCCAATCGTGGAGGTGAATGCAAATACAGATTTAATCAATGCTTTGGAGCAGAAGGAAGCCCATGACGAATTGAAAGCAATTGGTGAAACGCAAGAGCTTAGAAATGCACATTTAAAGCGTGTGTTGGACGAAGAAACGCCAACGTGGTCAACAGAACAAGACTCATCTCGTAAGCCAACCTCATCGACACCGCAAAAGCATACGCTGACGCTGACGTCtctgcaacaacagcaccaccaccagaaccagaaccagCGAACACGTTTCAATTTAGACAATGATGTCCCAAAATTATCTGATAATGTGAACCTTCAACATCCGTCTCGACTTGGTTCAAGTTGGCAGTCGCCTCGTCGAAAAGAGGACCATGCTAAAGGTTCCCCTGTACGGATTCTGACTATTCGTCAATCTCTCGATGCATACCAAAGAGTATCAATCTCACCACGAAAACTGAGGACTCCCATATCTGGTCGATCAGCAGTTTTACAAACTATCCTTAACTCGTCTCCCACATTTCCTGAACCACCGGTTCTCAAGTCTGATTTACCCAGCGAGCCATCGAGATTGACAATCACTTCGCCTCATCCAAGTAGTGatgctggtggtggtggtggtggtggtgagcCACATTTGAGAAAATTCCCCAATACACCAAAGTACACTGGCACGAGAAGTGGGTCGTTGCACAACACACCGATCTTGGACGCAGTAACGCGCGATGACGAGGGTGAAAATGATCTTCAGCCACCGCAATTGGGCTCGAGTAGCCAATTGCATGAAAGTGGTAGAGGTAGTGGGCCCAGTAGTGGACTCAGTAGTGGTAGCAATCTATTATCCAGCAGCTCGAGCGATGAGCCATTACCCGCTTTGAACACAATTGAACTAAGCGgcagtagtaatagtaacagcatcagcagcagTAAAGCCAGGAGatcaaagagaagaagtagCGAAGACGTCAATAGAGATAGTCTAAAGAGGAGAAGAACActagatgatgatgaggataATGTGTTTTTGGATAGAGAACACAGCAGGTCATTACTATCACCACGTGTTATGAGAGATGAGCAACAAGGAGCCGATCATCATGACAACGAGCATGTTAATGATCTCGATGATAATGCTGATGaagacaacaacaataacaacaacaacagcagcagcaatacGCAAAACAAGTCGTTTTCACAAGTGTACACGGAGGAGATATCAAAGGTTAGAGACGTTCAAGGTGCAGGCACCAGTAACACCGAGACCAATATTGTTCCTGTTGAAGATGTTACCAGTGAAAATACATTAAAAAGTTTAAAGGATATTACGGAAGGGTCAACAGATGAATTGGGACCTTTCAAGGAGAGGTGGAAGTACTATGCCAGCCTTTGA
- the MDM35 gene encoding Mitochondrial distribution and morphology protein 35 translates to MSVSFAPECTPAKKEYDDCFNKWYTEKFLKGKSIENECTEFWDNYIECININLAKQGIKPMLDKAREDQPFSHEEMQESLKESEKK, encoded by the coding sequence ATGTCAGTCTCCTTTGCTCCAGAATGTACGCCAGCCAAGAAAGAGTATGATGACTGTTTCAATAAATGGTATACCGAAAAGTTTTTAAAAGGCAAATcgattgaaaatgaatgcACAGAGTTTTGGGACAACTACATCGAATGTATAAATATCAACTTGGCCAAGCAGGGAATCAAACCAATGTTGGATAAAGCTAGGGAGGACCAGCCATTCTCTCATGAAGAGATGCAAGAATCGCTAAAGGAATCGGAGAAGAAATAA